The Natrinema salaciae genome includes a window with the following:
- a CDS encoding NADPH:quinone reductase: MRAVRLHEHGDADVLQVDEIDRPEPADDEVLVEVAAAGVNPVDTYFRDGSYAPVDVPFTPGVDVAGVVAETGSAVEDVEAGDRVYGTGIGNGGFQGSYAEYATVPTDRVVHLPDGADLTEAGAAGVAAVTAWRALIDHADLEPAEYCLVHGGSGGVGHAAVQIAAAVSARVITTASEEYHDALGDYGAETVLSYGRDDLADAVLEASDGGVDAVLDHRLDDYLQFDADVAATGARVVGIGENSPDPAFTNDGAARSKDVSYQFMSMFNTPDLRVPLRGVAHLMDVGALSIDVARSYDLEEAADAQRAVMTDSFLGKLVVEP, translated from the coding sequence ATGCGAGCTGTACGCCTTCACGAGCACGGCGATGCGGACGTACTGCAGGTCGACGAGATCGACCGACCCGAACCCGCCGACGACGAGGTGCTGGTCGAGGTTGCCGCCGCGGGCGTCAACCCCGTCGACACCTACTTTCGGGACGGCTCGTACGCGCCGGTCGACGTGCCGTTCACCCCTGGCGTCGACGTTGCGGGCGTCGTCGCGGAGACGGGGTCGGCGGTCGAGGACGTCGAGGCGGGCGACCGCGTCTACGGAACCGGTATCGGAAACGGTGGGTTCCAGGGGTCCTACGCCGAGTACGCGACGGTACCGACTGATCGCGTCGTCCACCTCCCCGACGGTGCGGACCTGACCGAGGCCGGCGCAGCGGGCGTCGCCGCCGTCACCGCCTGGCGCGCGCTGATCGACCACGCCGACCTCGAGCCGGCCGAGTACTGCCTGGTCCACGGCGGCTCGGGCGGCGTCGGCCACGCGGCCGTCCAGATCGCGGCCGCCGTGAGCGCCCGGGTGATTACGACCGCATCCGAGGAGTACCACGACGCGCTCGGCGATTACGGGGCAGAAACGGTGCTTTCCTACGGCCGGGACGACCTGGCCGATGCCGTCCTCGAGGCCTCCGACGGCGGCGTCGACGCCGTCCTCGACCACCGGCTCGACGACTACCTGCAGTTCGACGCGGACGTCGCCGCGACGGGTGCCCGCGTCGTCGGCATCGGCGAGAACAGCCCGGACCCGGCCTTCACGAACGACGGCGCGGCCCGGTCGAAGGACGTCTCCTACCAGTTCATGAGCATGTTCAACACGCCGGATCTCCGCGTCCCGCTGCGGGGCGTCGCCCACCTCATGGATGTCGGTGCGCTCTCGATCGACGTGGCGCGGAGCTACGACCTCGAGGAGGCGGCCGATGCACAGCGCGCCGTCATGACCGATAGCTTCCTCGGCAAACTCGTCGTCGAGCCGTAA
- a CDS encoding DUF7344 domain-containing protein, producing MVPLDKVFELLEEERRRYALYYLYERDGPVAVDELVETVDEWEDDPPTDDSRPRSERIAIDLKHTHLPKSAEVEFVQYDSEQGVVQVQGSPPAFDTFVTVARLIEEPAD from the coding sequence ATGGTACCCTTAGACAAAGTATTCGAACTCCTCGAGGAGGAACGTCGACGGTACGCGTTATACTATCTCTACGAACGGGACGGGCCGGTCGCGGTCGACGAACTGGTCGAAACGGTCGACGAGTGGGAGGACGACCCGCCGACGGACGATTCGCGTCCCCGATCCGAACGGATCGCGATCGATTTGAAACACACGCACCTCCCGAAATCCGCCGAAGTCGAGTTCGTCCAGTACGATTCGGAACAGGGGGTCGTTCAGGTCCAGGGTTCGCCACCGGCGTTCGATACGTTCGTCACCGTCGCTCGATTGATCGAGGAACCGGCGGACTAG
- a CDS encoding pyridoxal phosphate-dependent aminotransferase, producing MTAFADRVEHVSISGIRKVFEAAGEDAINLGLGQPDFPTPAHARRGAIEAIESGRADAYTSNKGTPQLREAISAKYDRDYGLEIDPADVIATSGGSEALHLALEAHVNPGEEVIFPDPGFVSYDALTHIADGTPKPVGLRDDLTLDPATVEDAITDETAAFIVNSPANPTGAVQSEADMREFARIADEHDVLCISDEVYEHIVFEGEHHSPLKFAETDNVIVVSACSKTYSMTGWRLGWVVGSNRRIERMLRVHQYGQACASAPAQFAAEAALTGPQEPVREMVDTFEERRDLVLDGLTDAGLEVPTPEGAFYAMPKVPDGWCEEVLERGVVVVPGDAFGANGAGYARLSYATGTEELKEALEIMAEATRAVR from the coding sequence ATGACAGCATTCGCAGATCGGGTCGAGCACGTGTCGATCAGCGGCATCCGCAAAGTCTTCGAGGCGGCCGGCGAGGACGCGATCAACCTCGGCCTCGGACAGCCGGACTTCCCGACGCCCGCCCACGCTCGCCGCGGGGCGATCGAAGCGATCGAATCCGGGCGTGCCGACGCCTACACGTCGAACAAGGGGACGCCGCAACTCCGGGAGGCCATCTCGGCGAAGTACGACCGCGACTACGGCCTCGAGATCGATCCTGCGGACGTGATCGCGACCTCGGGCGGCAGCGAGGCGCTGCACCTCGCGCTCGAGGCTCACGTGAATCCCGGCGAGGAGGTCATCTTCCCCGATCCCGGCTTCGTCTCCTACGACGCCCTGACCCACATCGCCGACGGGACGCCCAAGCCCGTCGGGTTACGGGACGATCTGACGCTCGATCCCGCGACGGTCGAGGACGCGATCACCGACGAGACGGCGGCGTTCATCGTCAACAGCCCGGCGAACCCGACCGGGGCCGTCCAGAGCGAGGCCGACATGCGCGAGTTCGCCCGCATCGCCGACGAGCACGACGTGCTCTGTATCTCCGACGAGGTCTACGAACACATCGTCTTCGAGGGCGAACACCACTCGCCGCTGAAATTCGCGGAGACGGACAACGTAATCGTCGTCAGCGCCTGCTCGAAGACCTACTCGATGACCGGCTGGCGACTCGGCTGGGTCGTCGGCTCGAACCGCCGCATCGAACGCATGCTGCGCGTCCACCAGTACGGCCAGGCCTGTGCCTCCGCGCCCGCGCAGTTCGCCGCCGAGGCCGCGCTGACGGGACCCCAGGAGCCCGTTCGGGAGATGGTCGACACCTTCGAGGAGCGCCGCGACCTCGTGCTGGACGGCCTCACCGACGCCGGTCTCGAGGTTCCGACCCCCGAAGGGGCCTTCTACGCGATGCCGAAGGTCCCCGACGGCTGGTGCGAGGAGGTACTCGAGCGCGGCGTCGTCGTCGTCCCCGGCGACGCCTTCGGCGCGAACGGCGCGGGATACGCGAGACTCTCGTACGCGACCGGAACTGAGGAGTTGAAGGAGGCTCTCGAGATCATGGCCGAGGCGACTCGAGCCGTTCGGTAG
- a CDS encoding DUF6517 family protein, translating to MTSTRRSLLAAGATGTIALTAGCLDFVLGNGPLEFTAERVAPTDQALADTEYAEQTVEEKAMKRSEEVAGIERDFKASIWTSVYTKEVEYHGQKLEGSAFAAVSVPGMEVAGQSVNPLDDMSNEQLLEEFLGRVDTEHGQIRDIRHEESFSLDILGDGRDVDTFVGKTELEGETVDIEITVASFDHEDDLLVLLGVLPKMLTEESANVEVLMESVEHPVEN from the coding sequence ATGACTTCCACTCGACGATCGCTGCTCGCCGCGGGCGCGACCGGCACGATCGCACTGACCGCTGGCTGTCTCGACTTCGTCCTCGGTAACGGGCCGCTCGAGTTCACCGCCGAACGCGTCGCACCGACCGACCAGGCCCTCGCAGACACCGAGTACGCCGAGCAAACGGTCGAGGAGAAGGCGATGAAGCGATCCGAGGAGGTCGCCGGTATCGAACGCGACTTCAAGGCCTCGATCTGGACCTCGGTCTACACCAAGGAAGTCGAGTACCACGGACAGAAACTCGAGGGAAGCGCCTTCGCCGCCGTCTCGGTTCCGGGAATGGAGGTCGCGGGCCAGTCGGTCAACCCGCTCGACGACATGTCCAACGAACAGCTCCTCGAGGAGTTCCTGGGCCGGGTCGACACCGAGCACGGGCAGATCAGGGACATCCGACACGAGGAGTCGTTCTCCCTCGATATCCTCGGCGACGGCCGCGACGTCGACACGTTCGTCGGCAAGACCGAGCTCGAGGGCGAGACGGTCGATATCGAGATCACGGTCGCGTCGTTCGATCACGAGGACGATCTGCTCGTCCTGCTCGGCGTCCTCCCGAAGATGCTCACGGAGGAATCGGCGAACGTCGAGGTCCTGATGGAGTCCGTCGAACATCCCGTCGAGAACTGA
- a CDS encoding 2-oxoacid:ferredoxin oxidoreductase subunit beta, with product MSSDVRFTDFKSDKQPTWCPGCGDFGTMNGMMKALANTGNDPDNTFVVAGIGCSGKIGTYMHSYALHGVHGRALPVGTGVKMARPDIEVMVAGGDGDGYSIGAGHFVHAVRRNVDMSYVVMDNRIYGLTKGQASPTSRSDFETSTTPEGPKQPPVNPLALALASGASFIAQSFSSDAMRHAEIVQEAIEHDGFGFVNVFSPCVTFNDVDTYDYFRDSLVDLAEEDHDPNDYEAAKEVILDSDKEYQGVLYQDENSVPYHEQHGVTEDMSEIPDGAPEDAMDLVREFY from the coding sequence ATGAGCTCCGACGTACGATTCACCGACTTCAAATCCGACAAGCAGCCGACGTGGTGTCCCGGATGCGGCGACTTCGGGACGATGAACGGCATGATGAAAGCGCTCGCGAACACCGGCAACGACCCCGACAACACGTTCGTCGTGGCCGGAATCGGCTGTTCCGGCAAGATCGGGACCTACATGCACAGCTACGCCCTGCACGGCGTCCACGGCCGTGCGCTCCCGGTCGGGACCGGCGTCAAGATGGCCCGCCCCGACATCGAGGTCATGGTCGCCGGCGGCGACGGTGACGGCTACTCGATCGGTGCCGGTCACTTCGTCCACGCCGTCCGCCGGAACGTCGACATGTCCTACGTCGTCATGGACAACCGCATCTACGGCCTGACCAAGGGTCAGGCCTCGCCGACCTCGCGGTCGGACTTCGAGACCTCGACGACCCCCGAAGGGCCCAAGCAGCCGCCGGTCAACCCGCTGGCCCTCGCGCTGGCCTCCGGCGCGAGCTTCATCGCCCAGTCGTTCAGTTCGGACGCGATGCGCCACGCCGAGATCGTCCAGGAAGCCATCGAGCACGACGGCTTCGGCTTCGTCAACGTCTTCAGCCCCTGTGTCACGTTCAACGATGTCGACACCTACGACTACTTCCGCGACAGTCTCGTCGATCTCGCGGAAGAGGATCACGATCCGAACGACTACGAGGCCGCCAAGGAAGTCATCCTCGACAGCGACAAGGAGTACCAGGGCGTCCTGTATCAGGACGAGAACTCCGTGCCGTACCACGAACAGCACGGCGTCACCGAGGACATGTCCGAGATTCCGGACGGAGCGCCCGAGGACGCGATGGACCTCGTTCGCGAGTTCTACTGA
- a CDS encoding 2-oxoacid:acceptor oxidoreductase subunit alpha, producing the protein MAEDLNWAVGGEAGDGIDSTGKIFAQALSRAGRHVFTSKDFASRIRGGYTSYKIRTSVEQVQSVVDRLDILVALTQRTIDENLDELHEGSAIIYDGERSWEAEIPDEMTAVDVPLKSLAEEAGGAIMRNIVALGAACEITGFDVEYLDEALEKRFGGKGSKIVDNNKAAARAGQEYVQENYDLDHLGYNIDTTDNDYVLLNGNEAIGMGALAAGCRFYAGYPITPATSIMEYLTGRIEDYGGHVVQAEDELSAINMSLGAARAGARAMTATSGAGIDLMTETFGLVATSETPLVITDVQRSGPSTGMPTKQEQGDLNMAVYGGHGEVPRFVVAPTSITECFWKTIEAFNLAEKYQTPVFLVSDLAMSVTEQTFPPEAFDMDAVEIDRGKLVDEDEVDEWLDAQGHFRAHAVTEDGVSPRAIPGTTDAAHMSTGLEHDELGRRTEEEDERVHQVDKRYRKVETAREQEDWDYREFGDPDADNLIISWGSNEGALAEALDYLEEDGIDVHVISVPYIYPRPDLTEEIEAADEAIVVECNATGQFADLIEHDVLTRVKRINKYTGVRFKADELADEITDKLSEEVPA; encoded by the coding sequence ATGGCTGAGGATCTCAACTGGGCGGTCGGAGGCGAAGCCGGGGACGGTATCGACTCCACGGGTAAAATCTTCGCTCAGGCACTTTCCCGAGCCGGACGGCACGTATTCACCTCCAAAGACTTCGCGTCACGGATCCGGGGCGGCTACACGTCTTACAAGATCCGTACGTCGGTCGAGCAGGTCCAGAGCGTCGTCGATCGACTCGATATTCTGGTCGCGCTTACGCAGCGGACGATCGACGAGAACCTCGACGAGCTTCACGAGGGAAGTGCCATCATCTACGACGGCGAGCGCTCCTGGGAGGCCGAGATTCCCGACGAGATGACGGCGGTCGACGTGCCCCTGAAGTCGCTGGCCGAGGAGGCCGGCGGGGCGATCATGCGCAATATCGTCGCGCTCGGTGCCGCGTGTGAGATCACCGGCTTCGACGTCGAGTACCTCGACGAAGCCCTCGAGAAGCGCTTCGGCGGCAAGGGTTCGAAGATCGTCGACAACAACAAGGCTGCCGCCCGAGCCGGACAGGAGTACGTCCAGGAGAACTACGATCTGGACCACCTCGGCTACAACATCGACACGACGGACAACGACTACGTGTTGCTCAACGGCAACGAGGCGATCGGGATGGGCGCACTCGCGGCCGGCTGTCGCTTCTACGCGGGGTATCCGATCACCCCCGCGACGTCGATTATGGAGTATCTGACGGGACGTATCGAAGACTACGGCGGTCACGTCGTTCAGGCCGAAGACGAACTCTCGGCGATCAACATGTCACTCGGTGCCGCGCGCGCCGGTGCTCGAGCGATGACCGCGACGTCGGGTGCGGGGATCGACCTCATGACCGAGACGTTCGGGCTGGTCGCGACCAGCGAGACGCCGCTGGTCATCACCGACGTCCAGCGCTCCGGCCCCTCGACCGGGATGCCGACGAAACAGGAACAGGGCGACCTCAACATGGCGGTGTACGGCGGCCACGGCGAGGTCCCGCGGTTCGTCGTCGCTCCCACCTCGATTACCGAGTGTTTCTGGAAGACCATCGAGGCGTTCAACCTCGCGGAGAAGTACCAGACGCCGGTCTTCCTGGTCTCCGACCTGGCGATGTCGGTCACCGAACAGACGTTCCCACCGGAGGCCTTCGACATGGACGCGGTCGAGATCGACCGCGGCAAGCTCGTCGACGAGGACGAGGTCGACGAGTGGCTCGATGCGCAGGGCCACTTCCGGGCCCACGCCGTCACCGAGGACGGTGTCAGCCCGCGAGCCATCCCCGGCACGACCGACGCCGCCCACATGTCCACCGGCCTCGAGCACGACGAACTCGGCCGCCGGACGGAGGAGGAAGACGAGCGCGTCCATCAGGTCGACAAGCGATATCGCAAGGTCGAGACCGCCCGGGAGCAAGAAGACTGGGATTACCGGGAGTTCGGCGACCCGGACGCCGACAACCTCATCATCTCGTGGGGCTCGAACGAGGGCGCACTCGCCGAAGCGCTCGATTACCTCGAGGAGGACGGCATCGACGTACACGTCATCTCGGTCCCCTACATCTACCCGCGCCCGGACCTGACCGAGGAGATCGAGGCCGCCGACGAGGCGATCGTCGTCGAGTGTAACGCGACCGGGCAGTTCGCCGACCTGATCGAACACGACGTGCTTACCCGTGTGAAACGCATCAACAAGTATACAGGCGTTCGCTTCAAGGCGGACGAACTCGCAGACGAAATCACCGACAAACTCTCCGAGGAGGTACCAGCATAA
- a CDS encoding ferredoxin--NADP reductase, protein MEGTPVTVESVREVGPDTVALDLETPEGFDALPGQFVLLRAKPADDVISRHYTLSSPSVGETFELTVGVDPDGDLSPWLADLEGGETVHVEGPFGRVTYEGETDVVAVAGGPGIGPSVAIAEAAHEAGHDAVVIYRADEPAHTDRLEALEDAGATVRFVDGDADAELADAIATHRGAGQLYAFGFDGFVTFVAETIENTGGDPDEALIENFG, encoded by the coding sequence ATGGAAGGGACGCCAGTCACCGTCGAATCGGTCCGCGAAGTCGGCCCCGACACCGTGGCGCTCGATCTCGAGACGCCCGAGGGGTTCGACGCCCTGCCGGGACAGTTCGTCTTGCTCCGAGCGAAGCCAGCTGACGACGTGATTTCGCGCCACTACACGCTCTCGTCGCCGTCGGTCGGGGAGACGTTCGAGCTCACCGTCGGCGTCGATCCCGACGGCGACCTCTCGCCGTGGCTCGCCGACCTCGAGGGCGGCGAGACCGTCCACGTCGAGGGTCCGTTCGGCCGGGTCACCTACGAAGGGGAGACGGACGTCGTCGCGGTGGCCGGCGGCCCGGGAATCGGGCCCTCGGTCGCCATCGCCGAAGCGGCCCACGAGGCGGGTCACGACGCCGTCGTGATCTATCGGGCCGACGAGCCGGCCCACACCGACCGCCTCGAGGCACTCGAGGACGCGGGTGCGACCGTCCGCTTCGTCGACGGGGACGCGGACGCCGAGCTGGCGGACGCCATCGCGACCCACCGCGGGGCCGGCCAGCTGTACGCGTTCGGCTTCGACGGGTTCGTCACGTTCGTCGCCGAGACGATCGAGAACACCGGCGGCGACCCGGACGAGGCGCTGATCGAAAACTTCGGCTGA
- the mce gene encoding methylmalonyl-CoA epimerase, whose translation MHFDHAGIATDDAQALAELYGDLFGLEVAHEEVFDGMRVTFVECGDGYFELLEPIDEGTIARYLADNGPGIHHLALATDDIEAALETVRDHEVTLIDEEPRPGAWGHSVAFLHPKDTGGILVELVEH comes from the coding sequence CACAGGCGCTGGCGGAACTGTACGGGGACCTTTTCGGCCTCGAGGTCGCCCACGAGGAGGTGTTCGACGGGATGCGCGTCACTTTCGTCGAGTGTGGTGACGGCTACTTCGAACTGCTCGAGCCAATCGACGAGGGGACGATTGCGCGGTACCTCGCGGACAACGGCCCGGGAATCCATCACCTCGCGCTCGCGACCGACGACATCGAGGCGGCGCTGGAGACGGTCCGCGACCACGAAGTGACGTTGATCGACGAGGAGCCGCGACCGGGCGCGTGGGGCCACTCGGTGGCGTTCCTCCATCCGAAGGACACCGGCGGGATCCTGGTCGAACTGGTCGAACACTGA